Proteins encoded by one window of Enterococcus faecalis:
- a CDS encoding SGNH/GDSL hydrolase family protein produces MRKIVLFGDSITAGYLDEAVSPVLVDLVKRDIAAMGLEEVAVINAGMPGDTTEDGLKRLNKEVLIEKPDEVVIFFGANDASLDRNITVATFRENLETMIHEIGSEKVILITPPYADSGRRPERPQTRIKELVKVAQEVGAAHNLPVIDLYKAMTVYPGTDEFLQADGLHFSQVGYELLGALIVREIKGRLKPKQA; encoded by the coding sequence ATGAGAAAAATTGTATTATTTGGTGATAGCATTACTGCTGGTTATTTAGACGAAGCCGTCTCACCTGTTCTTGTTGACTTAGTGAAACGGGATATTGCTGCGATGGGTCTAGAAGAAGTGGCTGTTATTAATGCTGGAATGCCTGGCGATACAACAGAGGATGGTTTAAAACGATTAAATAAAGAAGTACTAATTGAGAAACCTGATGAAGTGGTGATTTTCTTTGGCGCCAATGATGCGTCACTGGATCGAAATATAACAGTAGCCACGTTTAGAGAAAACCTTGAAACAATGATTCACGAAATTGGTTCAGAAAAGGTGATTTTAATTACGCCACCATATGCGGATAGTGGCAGACGTCCAGAACGTCCACAAACGCGTATCAAGGAATTGGTCAAGGTTGCACAAGAAGTCGGAGCGGCACATAACTTGCCAGTTATTGATTTGTATAAAGCGATGACTGTTTATCCTGGAACGGATGAATTTTTACAAGCGGATGGTTTGCATTTTTCACAAGTGGGCTATGAATTATTAGGTGCCTTGATTGTTCGAGAAATAAAAGGTAGACTAAAACCAAAACAAGCATAG
- the add gene encoding adenosine deaminase, whose protein sequence is MEAIFFMEESRVRQLPKIELHCHLDGSIRPTTLRTIAEKQNIPLPQDEQALKELVVAPEKCTDLNDYLTRFDFVLTCLQTAEALQAAAYDVISQAAEDGVAYIEVRFAPSQHTEKGLRLPEIVTAVLTGLKQGEEDFGVKSNALLCGMRHDQQQAIEKIVHLAHDFRETGVVGFDLAGNEVDFPPYTFEDVLALANQLSIPLTLHAGECGCGKNVADAVTLGATRIGHGIALKDTPEYLALLKEKKVLLEMCPTSNFQTGTVKTLAEYPFQQFIEAGLAVCINTDNRTVSDTTLTKEFMKLATWYQLSYDEMKQLTKNALAGAFLSPDEKKLLNQKIDQAYLF, encoded by the coding sequence ATGGAGGCTATTTTTTTCATGGAAGAATCCCGTGTCCGTCAATTACCAAAAATCGAGCTGCACTGTCACTTAGATGGGTCGATTCGACCAACCACTTTACGCACCATTGCTGAAAAACAAAACATTCCATTACCCCAAGACGAACAAGCCTTGAAAGAGTTAGTGGTTGCCCCTGAAAAATGCACCGATTTGAATGATTATTTAACTCGGTTCGACTTCGTGCTAACCTGTCTACAAACAGCTGAAGCTTTGCAAGCAGCGGCGTATGACGTGATTAGCCAAGCTGCCGAAGATGGCGTGGCATACATAGAGGTGCGTTTTGCGCCTTCGCAACATACAGAAAAAGGCTTACGGTTACCTGAAATCGTGACTGCTGTTTTAACTGGCTTAAAACAAGGCGAAGAAGATTTTGGTGTAAAAAGCAATGCACTGTTATGCGGCATGCGGCATGATCAACAACAAGCCATAGAAAAAATCGTTCACTTAGCGCATGATTTCAGAGAGACAGGCGTTGTCGGCTTTGATTTAGCTGGCAATGAAGTCGATTTCCCTCCATACACATTTGAAGACGTATTAGCTTTAGCCAACCAATTGTCAATTCCATTAACACTCCACGCTGGGGAATGCGGCTGTGGCAAAAATGTCGCTGATGCTGTCACTTTAGGTGCTACTCGGATTGGCCACGGTATTGCTTTGAAAGATACACCCGAATACTTGGCGCTCTTAAAAGAAAAAAAGGTTCTTTTAGAAATGTGTCCAACTAGCAACTTCCAAACAGGCACCGTCAAAACATTGGCTGAATACCCTTTTCAACAATTTATAGAGGCTGGCTTAGCCGTCTGCATCAATACCGATAATCGCACTGTTTCAGATACTACGTTAACGAAAGAATTCATGAAATTGGCCACTTGGTATCAATTAAGTTATGACGAAATGAAGCAACTCACTAAAAATGCGCTTGCAGGTGCTTTTTTATCGCCAGACGAAAAAAAACTGTTGAACCAAAAAATTGATCAAGCGTATCTATTCTAA
- the coaA gene encoding type I pantothenate kinase, with protein sequence MDDKMNYYPISREEWHGFYHDGKAPLTEAELDNIKSVNDQISLKDVQEIYVPLTHLIHLYMKEFESLTLSKGLFLHEYVSVPPFIIGIAGSVAVGKSTTARLLQRILARTFKRRNVQLITTDGFLYPNKVLEEQGIMDRKGFPESYDMEKLINFLNEVKSGKDEIKAPVYSHSVYDVIEGEYELIQQPDILIVEGINTLQLPANQQIYVSDFFDFSIFVDADPALIEKWYLERFGALLDTAFLDPNNYYYQYAIGKREDAFAMARNVWKTVNLPNLEEYILPTRGRADIILHKTENHLIDQIYLRKY encoded by the coding sequence ATGGACGATAAAATGAATTACTACCCAATTTCCAGAGAAGAATGGCATGGGTTTTATCATGACGGCAAAGCACCGTTAACCGAAGCAGAATTGGATAACATTAAAAGTGTGAACGACCAAATTTCACTAAAAGATGTACAAGAAATTTATGTACCCTTAACGCATCTTATTCATTTGTACATGAAAGAATTTGAATCGCTAACACTTAGCAAAGGATTATTCCTACATGAATATGTCTCTGTACCACCATTCATCATTGGAATTGCCGGCAGTGTCGCCGTTGGTAAAAGCACCACCGCTCGTCTTTTGCAAAGAATTCTGGCCCGAACGTTTAAACGAAGAAACGTTCAACTCATTACAACGGATGGATTTTTGTATCCCAATAAAGTGTTAGAAGAACAGGGAATTATGGACCGAAAAGGGTTTCCTGAAAGTTATGACATGGAGAAGCTAATTAATTTCTTAAACGAAGTCAAAAGCGGCAAAGACGAAATTAAAGCACCCGTCTATTCTCACAGTGTCTACGATGTTATCGAAGGCGAATATGAGTTGATTCAACAACCAGATATTTTGATTGTTGAAGGCATTAACACATTACAGTTACCCGCCAATCAACAAATTTATGTGAGTGATTTTTTTGATTTTTCTATTTTTGTGGATGCCGATCCAGCCTTAATTGAAAAATGGTACCTAGAACGTTTTGGGGCCTTATTAGATACGGCTTTCTTAGATCCTAATAATTATTATTACCAATATGCAATTGGCAAACGAGAAGATGCTTTCGCCATGGCACGGAATGTTTGGAAAACCGTGAACTTACCGAACTTGGAGGAATATATCTTGCCAACGCGCGGACGTGCGGACATTATTTTGCATAAAACGGAAAATCATTTGATTGACCAAATCTATCTACGTAAATATTAA
- a CDS encoding substrate-binding domain-containing protein produces MKLTIKEIADMAGVSVTTVSQILNNKGSRFSEKTRNKVLAVVAENHYKPDYFASNVINRHSKTIGMIVPDVTDFFFSKVIEGVETYLNSLGYMILLCNSKHDSEQAMQYVSELIHRSVDGIIFATPNVLPENHILKDRREHPIPVILVDRGINPRDSGRLIVKEYEGAYQAVHHLIQQGHQHIGMLRESAGYYRLTERVTAYQHALQDNNLPFRPHYVCAGELNLHGGYAAAKEVLKNEEITAIFCGNDEMAMGAYQAIEEAGKKIPDDISVVGFDGLEISEYLVPSLTTVYQPSFDIGYYAAKFLVEAIADPTGKVPNKVFDATFIARKSTKPI; encoded by the coding sequence ATGAAACTAACGATTAAAGAAATTGCTGATATGGCTGGTGTTTCTGTCACAACCGTCTCACAAATTCTGAATAATAAAGGGAGTCGTTTCAGTGAAAAAACCCGCAACAAGGTGTTGGCGGTAGTCGCTGAAAATCATTACAAACCAGATTACTTTGCTTCGAATGTAATCAACCGTCATTCCAAAACCATTGGTATGATTGTGCCAGATGTGACGGATTTCTTTTTCTCAAAAGTGATTGAAGGTGTAGAAACATATTTAAATTCGTTAGGCTACATGATTTTGTTATGCAATTCAAAGCATGATTCCGAGCAAGCGATGCAATATGTTAGCGAGTTGATTCATCGGTCGGTGGATGGCATTATTTTTGCCACGCCGAATGTTTTGCCAGAAAATCATATTTTAAAAGACCGACGAGAACATCCGATTCCTGTCATTCTTGTCGATCGTGGGATTAATCCACGAGATAGTGGACGATTAATCGTTAAAGAGTACGAAGGTGCTTATCAAGCGGTCCATCATTTGATTCAACAAGGGCATCAGCATATTGGCATGTTGCGTGAAAGTGCCGGCTATTATCGTTTAACGGAACGAGTGACGGCGTATCAGCATGCGTTACAGGACAACAATTTACCTTTTCGTCCGCATTATGTTTGTGCTGGGGAATTGAACTTGCATGGCGGCTATGCTGCGGCGAAAGAAGTTTTGAAAAATGAAGAAATCACAGCAATTTTTTGTGGCAATGATGAAATGGCGATGGGAGCTTATCAAGCCATTGAAGAAGCAGGTAAGAAAATTCCTGACGATATTTCGGTGGTTGGTTTTGATGGCTTGGAAATTTCCGAATATTTGGTGCCGAGTTTAACAACCGTCTATCAGCCGAGTTTTGATATTGGCTATTATGCAGCAAAATTTTTGGTGGAAGCTATTGCAGATCCAACAGGGAAAGTTCCAAATAAAGTTTTTGATGCGACGTTTATTGCTAGAAAAAGCACAAAACCGATTTAA
- a CDS encoding class I SAM-dependent methyltransferase, whose product MANHYYTENPELAHDLESWSFPLRGRTFQFTTDSGVFSRGTVDYGSRVLIDAFEWENLPAGRLLDVGCGYGPIGLSLAAATGRLVEMVDVNQRAVGLAQMNAQRNQITTVDIHSSNVYETLNETTYAAIVSNPPIRAGKKVVHGILTGAFPLLKVGGTLTVVIQKKQGAPSAEKKMAEVFGNVEIVTKDKGYYILRSVKEAE is encoded by the coding sequence ATGGCGAATCATTATTATACAGAAAATCCAGAATTAGCACATGATTTAGAAAGCTGGTCTTTTCCATTACGTGGTCGGACCTTTCAGTTTACGACCGATAGCGGGGTCTTCTCAAGAGGAACAGTGGATTATGGTTCTCGTGTGTTGATTGATGCCTTTGAATGGGAAAATTTACCAGCAGGCCGTTTGTTAGATGTTGGTTGTGGCTATGGACCAATTGGGTTGTCCTTAGCAGCGGCGACTGGTCGACTGGTGGAAATGGTGGATGTCAACCAACGGGCGGTTGGGCTAGCTCAAATGAACGCCCAACGTAACCAAATTACTACTGTGGATATCCATTCCTCCAATGTGTATGAAACCTTAAACGAAACGACCTACGCGGCGATTGTTAGCAATCCGCCCATTCGTGCAGGCAAAAAAGTTGTCCATGGCATTTTAACAGGGGCTTTTCCGTTGTTGAAAGTTGGTGGCACACTAACGGTAGTTATTCAAAAGAAACAAGGTGCACCTAGTGCAGAAAAGAAAATGGCTGAAGTATTTGGCAATGTTGAAATTGTGACAAAAGACAAAGGCTATTATATTTTACGAAGTGTTAAAGAAGCAGAGTAA